The genomic segment TGCTGCGCGCACTTCCACTGCCGCAATATTTGGGGAACCGACCGATGAAAGTCCACCACAGTTGTTTATTGATCCTGCCCGCGTTTTTGTTGTTACATCCAGCGGCCAATTGCGTTGTTGCCGCAGGCGCGGTCCCGCAGCCACCGGTGGTGGAGAGCTACCTGGAAAAAGGGGAACTGACCGAGGCAGCTGTGGCCTTGGAGAAATTGATCGCGCAACAACCGGACGACCAACAGGCACGCTTCAGCCTCGGTGTGGTGCAGTTTCTTCAGGCGGTCGAACATCTGGGGCAATCGTACCATCGCTACGGTTTGCGGACGTCGCGGTTCGTTGCGGGGCAGATTCCGCTGCTGCGTTTACCAATTCCCAAGAATTCCCATCCCGAAAAAATGACTTACGAGGCGGGAGGCAAGATCATGGAGAGCTTTCTTGCCAAGCTGACAGTCGCCGAAGCCACGCTGGCGAAAGTCGACACCACCGATGTCAAACTGCCGCTACATTTCGGCCGCATTCGATTGGATTTGAACTCCGATGGAAACGCCAACCAAGACGAAGCCCTCTGGAAGCTGCTAGCCACCGTCACACGCGGCGGAGATCAAGCCGCCGGCGAAAAATTCTTGATTGCCTTCGACGGCGGGGACGTGCATTGGCTGCGGGGGTATTGCCATTTGTTGTCGGCGTTTTGTGACATAGCATTGGCGTACGATGGCCACGAGCTTTTTGAACGGGCTGGGCACCTGCTGGTCTCCAACAACAAAACGCCCTATGCGTATTTGACAGAAGAAAGCAAGCCGCAGACCGGTTGGATCAATAATGGTGTCTTCGACATCGTCGCATTTATCCACCTGATCAATTTTCCGGTCGTCGCCCCGGAACGAATGGAAAGCGCGCTCGCGCATCTCGAAGCGATGATCGAACAAAGTCGACTGTCGTGGAAACGCATTCTGGCCGAAAAGGACGATGACCGTGAATGGTTGCCCAATCCAAACCAAACCGGCGTATTGCCCAACGTCCGCGTGCAGCAGGAAATGATC from the Symmachiella macrocystis genome contains:
- a CDS encoding tetratricopeptide repeat protein: MKVHHSCLLILPAFLLLHPAANCVVAAGAVPQPPVVESYLEKGELTEAAVALEKLIAQQPDDQQARFSLGVVQFLQAVEHLGQSYHRYGLRTSRFVAGQIPLLRLPIPKNSHPEKMTYEAGGKIMESFLAKLTVAEATLAKVDTTDVKLPLHFGRIRLDLNSDGNANQDEALWKLLATVTRGGDQAAGEKFLIAFDGGDVHWLRGYCHLLSAFCDIALAYDGHELFERAGHLLVSNNKTPYAYLTEESKPQTGWINNGVFDIVAFIHLINFPVVAPERMESALAHLEAMIEQSRLSWKRILAEKDDDREWLPNPNQTGVLPNVRVQQEMIDAWHEFLYEMELLLQGKRLIPFWRGDQESQARGVNLRRVFTEPRRFDLVLWVSGTAADPYLEDGPLTDPRVWQRLMRVFGGEFFGFAIWFN